In Aythya fuligula isolate bAytFul2 chromosome 19, bAytFul2.pri, whole genome shotgun sequence, one genomic interval encodes:
- the LOC116497035 gene encoding cholesterol 7-desaturase-like, producing the protein MAGLRRRRGEVGSLPAADPRLPRLPRRPRRPGARPPPYPNGWYRVLDSAQLPPGTVRSLSLLGEHLAAFRTRDGQAHVVDAYCPHLGANLAAGGRVVGDCIECPFHGWQFRGEDGKCTSIPYAEKVPDFAKVRTWPCCEVNGMLLLWYHCDGTGPTWAVPEQPQIAAKEWVFRGQTEHFVDAHIQEIPENAADTAHLAFLHGPSFLSGSDLRYTKSKVWDFMKHVWKAEWQPEPEPNQHCSRMLLQHTATVFGKRFPLLDLSVSARQVGPGLVFLIFEHAFLGHGVILQTVTPLEPLVQNVVHKIYYQKNVPAIVPKFILRAECVQFERDITIWNNKQYLLKPLLVREDASIQKHRRWFAQFYSEKSTRPSAPKEGLDW; encoded by the exons ATGGcgggg CTGCGGCGGCGCCGCGGGGAGGTGGGCTCCCTGCCGGCCGCGGACCCCCGCCTCCCCCgcctcccccgccgcccccgccgccccggcgCCCGGCCGCCGCCGTACCCCAACGGCTGGTATCGAGTCCTCGACTCCGCGCAGCTGCCCCCCGGGACCGTCCGCAGCCTGTCCCTGCTCG GAGAGCATCTCGCTGCGTTCCGCACCCGGGACGGCCAGGCCCATGTGGTGGACGCTTACTGCCCTCACCTCGGTGCCAACCTCGCTGCCGGCGGGCGCGTCGTGGGCGACTGCATCGAGTGCCCCTTTCACGGCTGGCAGTTTCGAGGAGAAGATGGAAAATGCACCAGCATCCCATATGCTGAAAAAG tgCCAGATTTTGCCAAGGTCCGGACGTGGCCGTGCTGTGAGGTGAACGGGATGCTTCTGCTCTGGTACCACTGCGACGGGACCGGCCCAACGTGGGCTGTGCCCGAGCAGCCACAGATTGCTGCCAAGGAGTGGGTGTTTCGGGGACAGACAGAGCACTTTGTGGACGCCCACATCCAG GAAATCCCTGAGAATGCAGCAGACACAGCTCACCTTGCCTTTCTTCATGGACCGTCTTTTCTGAGTGGATCTGATCTGAGATACACCAAGTCCAAGGTGTGGGATTTTATGAAGCATGTCTGGAAG GCCGAGTGGCAGCCGGAGCCCGAGCCCAACCAGCATTGCTCCCGCATGCTGCTCCAGCACACTGCAACCGTGTTCGGGAAGCGCTTCCCCTTGCTGGACTTGTCGGTTTCAGCCAGGCAG GTGGGGCCAGGGCTGGTTTTCCTCATCTTTGAGCATGCTTTCCTGGGCCATGGGGTCATCCTGCAGACTGTGACACCACTGGAGCCTCTCGTGCAGAATGTGGTCCACAAAATCTACTACCAGAAGAATGTGCCGGCCATAGTCCCCAAGTTCATCCTGAGAGCAGAGTGTGTACAG TTTGAGCGAGATATAACCATCTGGAATAACAAACAGTACCTGCTTAAGCCGCTGCTGGTCAGAGAGGATGCGAGCATCCAGAAGCACAGGCGCTGGTTCGCGCAGTTCTACAGCGAGAAGAGCACGAGGCCCTCGGCACCGAAGGAGGGCCTGGACTGGTGA